ATGGTTATAGCAATGATAGTAATAAGATCGTGGTAGCGGTGGTAACAAAATAGAAGTAGTGGTGATAGTAGCAATTGTAGATGAGTAACGATGGTAGTGATGCATTGacaacaaattaaaaaataaaaataagtaattataattatatatatttttatatataatacatTATTACatccatatacatatatatatatatatatatatatatatatatgctatgAAATCTAAGGAGACATTGGCTAAGAATACCAAATTATCAAATTATCCCGACTTAGTTAAGTAGTTGGAAGTATATCATTCATTGGACATACTCATATTTGTGTCTTCAAATTTTctattgaaaaaatattaaaaaaaaatactaatgaAGAACACATAAATGATAAATTCAATATAAATGTATTGGATTCATGGattgaatttattattaaaatttataatcattTTGAATGGCGTAAAACATTCTAAATATTCAATTTATATTGTAATTAATACCTTTCCATTGTTACACTCACGAGTAATTGAGCACATATTAGGAAAGATTCATTCAAAGggctaataaaataaatatattataggaAACACAGAGAAGATAGCATTCATAGTGATTTTATTATAATGGAATATGCAAAAGCTGAGGGTAGAGCAGAAAGAGTAAACAATAAGACTACGCAAGTGTTACAGTATACAAtcgattattttatttaaaattatgataaagtccctttaaaattataatgtattaattttttattaattgaaggTATATTTTTCCAGCAGGACAAGAGGAATTAACTCAACTCTAGTTAACTTAACCGGGGAGCAAAAGCAAGAAAAGCAAAACTTCCAATTTCCACATTTTCGTGTAAGCACAAGAGCCTGATTTCCACCACCTTTCCCTTCAACTCACACCATCCGCTATATATATTCCCTTCTCCAAACCAGCATCCattcctttttctctctcctgtAGCATATGTCTCACAGACCTAATGTCCCTCATTTTTCTTCTGTAGCCTTCGGTCTCCATTCCCATCTCCTGGTTTCCAGTGAGATGAACCCCAACTGGTCCTCTTTTTCCCATTGAAGTACCCAACTTTCTTTCTCTAttgtttctttcttttcccaGGAAAGACAATCAAAGCCCTTAATTGTGCCATTCTTTAGTGATTTGATTCTTGGATAAAGTTTCGAAAAATGGGTCTCAAAGGTTTTGCTGAAGGAGGCATAGCTTCAATTATTGCTGGGTGCTCCACTCACCCTCTGGACCTCATTAAGGTCCGCATGCAACTCCAAGGGGAAACCCACGCGACAAATCCTGCCGCCGTCCAAACGCTACGGCCGGCTCTCGCTTTCCACACCACCACTCCTGGAACCACCCTTCATGTGCCTCAACAACCATTACCCGCTCCAGCACCCCGTGTGGGTCCCATCGTTGTCGGTGTCCGAATCGTCCAGCAAGAAGGTGTGGCCGCTCTTTTCTCTGGTGTCTCCGCCACCATCCTCCGCCAGACACTATACTCCACCACCCGGATGGGACTTTACGACATCTTGAAACAGAAATGGACGGATCCACATACCAAAACTATGCCTTTATCGAGCAAGATAGCTGCCGGACTTATAGCCGGTGGCATAGGTGCAGCCGTTGGAAACCCCGCAGACGTTGCTATGGTCCGCATGCAGGCGGACGGGCGTCTTCCACCAGCCCAACGCCGGAACTACAAGAGCGTCGTAGACGCAATCACTCGCATGGCAAAGCAAGAAGGCATTACAAGCCTGTGGCGTGGCTCATCGCTGACGGTGAACCGTGCCATGCTGGTGACAGCTTCTCAGCTAGCATCGTACGACCAATTcaaggaaatgattttggaaaaaAGGTTGATGAGCGATGGGCTTGGCACCCACGTGACAGCGAGTTTCGCGGCAGGGTTCGTGGCGGCGGTGGCATCAAACCCGGTGGACGTGATAAAGACAAGAGTGATGAACATGAAGGTGGAGGCAGGGGAGGCGGCACCGTATGCAGGGGCGTTGGATTGCGCAGTGAAGACGGTGAAGGCAGAGGGGCCGATGGCGCTGTACAAGGGATTTATACCAACGATTTCAAGGCAAGGGCCGTTTACGATTGTGCTATTTGTGACCTTGGAACAGGTCAGAAAGCTGCTCAAGAATTTCTGATGATGATgacgaaaaaaaaaattatgtatgaGGTTCTATTAATTATGATCTCTTAATGCTGAATTTCAGAATTGAtcttcttaaattttaatttaaattaaaaaaattaagaaatttagttCATTATgagctaaattaaatttaaattgaattttttaaattatttttttataaataaaatatattaaattgaacATCTTGGAAGTGAAATTGAACATTTTCTGATTTCTTGGTTGTTTGGATTTGTTTAAAGAAAAAAGCAGCAATTAAATGAGGTAGAATTAATGGAAAGTGTGGGGAAGAAGGGAAAGGGGAGGATGGTTTTGTCAAGAGTTTAAGAATTTAAGAGACAAGCAATCAATAAACATTGGAATTTTATTAGAGTAAGTGATAGGTGAATTGAATTGTTTTTGCTCACCCTTTACGTCATCTGGACTCATATTCAATGTCAGGGCGTATGTAGCacagtatttaaaaaaaaaatttttttatataaaaaattatcttatcatgttaaatattttcaaattttaactaTTAAATCTTAtctcatataataataataataataataattattattattattataataataataatagactaAAATTCTTTTTACTGCATCTTGAGATTCTTTACCTTATAATTTTGGGTATTATTTAAAACTTtactttttatattatatatatttgataatcaattattttttaattaaattttcataaattaaaaaattggtgaataattttaaaatctctaaattttgCCATTAttcataatatatttaatttttttattttgtaaacGCTATATTAATatacatttaaataatttttcactaaaaaattatttataaaatataaacatttatatttaaaaaaaaaattcttatatataaaatctaaaaattttaacacACTTAAACACCACATGGCatctattttttttctattttactaattcttttgtcttttattaaaaataaagtaatataaggtgccattaaaaataatatattttttatttattaaattatgttattaaaataatataatagataaaactgtcacgacccaacctatgggccggatcgatactaggacctgggccagtctaaagccgccgaggcccgtagtaagcataactattcactaacccaactctaatgcccatttgggcccaatttcaagaaatcaaccggacagagtccggccataaaatagaccttCCAACTCCCTTATCCAGTCCATGAGACATGCATGTGATAAAAATTTtataggtccaaaataacaatttatattatagacccaaatcaattaaatatttctaacacatgcgaaaattctagaagtttatagaattacacaaacatgaatagacaacctgcgagggagaaaagcaggttaacctcaaaaatatcctcctgtggcctggaaaaatattgaacaggagtgagcgttcgactcagagagtaaaatatcaattttaatcataatctctataactatctaaaactaatgcaccatgtagagtgaaatgtaacatcagtaataatttcacatcataacatcaaaaaggtaatttggagcactcacacacccagtaatatcaatcataatatatgagagctgatcccctatacagctctcttaaatctaacatgtgccagcgaagaattcaagccggactttcgcttaataaaccaaatcggggtcccagcgaagaacttaagccgtgtctaccccgaaggaccgggtcccagcgaaaatCTTAAGCCGTGtttacccatcctatccatagtcaacactacatcacacgcacgctaacgcacgcacactgctctaaattaccacaacaacatcaatagcactttaacagttatgaatgcaacataaaacatgcctagagtttaactacatagatacatacatataagtgatgcatgggcatacttgaacatataataatagtgaaattacaattaaaattaatattttactcacagacttaacggtAATTACTGTAGCTGCTGGgcgaaggaagaaggctgtcccggctcacctgacaattttattacaatcatttaataaatttgactcaatacaaactaagaaaagaccaaatacgtcctaagtcatgccgaaaatccggcacagtctcccctatacctaggacctacccaacttgcaaaagggctcaaaatacaattctatattcacaatccatatatccataactcagtcacatcacacagcccctcctggacccatccaaacagtcatccatcacaatatgtaaaattttaatttagtccttataattgactctttttacaaaaactagccaaatgaactctaaaaattctaaaattttgtcctgcagtccttagcaatattactaggctaatgcaaaaagaatcataattttctgagctaccacgaatattttacagatttttaatctcatttaagcactagaaaattacgaaaaagtaaggtttgggtttacctatgcagaTTCTGACTTAGGGGACGCGCTCgagatgtctgacaatggtgggatagccaaaacctcgatccaattcggagacttttccagtaaTCGGTCTGTCTAgccagaaattcacagacccggacaactgtcgaatttccgcgaattgaatatacctacatgaagcccacaacacgggggttagtacataaattttacaaaattttctaagctcatttaatgctcagaaaaaacactacgaagttctgtgggacccaccgaaaaacgatgtcggaaaaatttgaaatttatatcaccgcgaagctctcgacgagtggatcgctctggtactctcggttttctcttggagttcacggtttgcgagaaatctagcccaaaagtcaaaatgggctaaaacatctcgagcaaaaattggacaaatcgctcgatggatttcggtattcttggtgtctatggaaagctatcgacgagtagatggatttagacacaagacccagtcCGATTGGTGGCGGATCGGCGATTTCCGGAAATCGGCGGCACGCGCTTGCGCGTTGCTTCGGACGCCTTTTACGGCGTTCAGTGCGGCGAGGGGAGGTGGCTGGGAGGCACGCCGgcgggctggggtggcaggggaggtggcggcgtggCAAGGggaagagggaggagagagaaaacgggagagaaagaaAAGGAGGAAAAGCGCgcgggagaaaaagagaagaagaataagaagaagcCGGTCCGATTctaccggtccgattcgatcggtccgatccggtccggttcgattcgaaatataaaattttgaatttttactctgccttgggacctaaaacgaggtccaaaaattccgaaaaaattccagaaaactcagaaaaattcgtagacttcaaatatatttttagttttaccacgtggtctttaaattaatttttaaaaatcatcaaagtttatattttcagaaaataaacccgatttcgaaaatcagaaaaatttcaaataatttcctaaaatttaaataaaattaaaacatccatatttgcccaaaaataataaatttaaaaattaggcgtGTTACAGGGCAAAACGACTAATATCCATATTAAGATAAGGTAAAAAGAAAGTGATCATATCtttgtttattattttttatttatttttgtttttagaaatttttgaattttttatttattttttacattttaattagACTAATTAATAtactttttttaaatttaaagttaATATTTTTATATCATTATTAATTATGAAGTTAGAAATATAACTATTTTAATTATATTCGTTGTGAATTACTAtattttattttgtaattttaatatttaaaattttaattattacatAAAAAAGAAATAGTGacatatgaattttattttttaatgattTCAATGACTATAATTGCATTTATTTTTCAAAATCAATTCAATTGCTTTGAAGATATCTCATTGACTAAAGTagcttttcatttttctttttttcaaaattttgaatttttttaagaaaattatacATATTTATAAGAGCCTCTCCCTAtaagtaatttttttatttttcctttttatgcaaaattttgaatgtttatatttttttttactatgttttacattttgaatatttttatttcttatttttattaaagCAATTAAAATAGGGTCAtggaattaatatttaatattagatTAGATAATTTTAGAATTATGAGTAAAAAATATTCAATGGATTTTtaagtaattaataaataaattattagttaaAAAACACTAATAATAAATGAATTATCTCaataaattatgaaataattgtattctataatatttcattttttagTATAAAAAAGTATATAATTTATACTTAATAAAATACCTATATTTTCTACTTAATGAATACATTTATGTCTTAttcctaattttattttatattcagttttaatatacatatttattaaaatttaaaataaatataattaaaatttaattattacaaaCCACTCATTTACAATTACTTTCTTATTaataaacatattaaaaaaaatatttatataatttttataatatatccaCGCATAATGCAAAAATGAAACTACTTTATTATAGgatcaataaaaatttaatattatataactatattatataatatattatatatcactcatatggtaaatctacaaaaaataatatattattatttttaattaaaataatattatatgattctttttttttgaaaatttatgatttattcaaaaaaatatatgcttaaaaattattataatagatATTATCAAATTTTCAAGTTATAAAAATTATCTATAGATAAATATATGTCAAATTCTTTAatacattaataaattaatttaaaatttgaaaaatctcaataaaattttatcaaaattcaaCATGGATGCTAGAAGAGTACCGTAGGGTAAGATATTTCTAATTGGCGGACATTTTTGGTgggataaataatttaaaataaaaagtcAAAAACATAAtagataaaaaaaagaaaaaataggaTCCACTTTTAAGGCACAGAGAGTGAGAGAGGTTTCGAGTTCGAGTTTGAATTCGAGTTTTCCCATTTAATTATTGTAATCTCACCAATTATTACTTTGCCTATTATAtttctattaaattaaaaaaaaaaattaacaacccTTAAGATTGGAAAATCCTAGCTACCTCTCTaaattctctctctcttctctatcATTTTTCCCATTGTGAGCTCTATTTCAATAGAGTGGGGGAAGGGTAATTAAGTATATTTTTATGCTTGGAAagagattaaagaaaaataaatttaaatgagtatgaaataaaataatcatAACTCTTATATTTCTCTTCTTACACCCAAATTTAATgtgtaaaaaaaatttaagagttAAGGGAGTAAATGATGGTAAGACTTACCCTTGTCTATCATTCCAAATAAGAGTCCATAAGCTGCTTATctttagttacatttcctttaccCTCAACAAAAAAGAGCCTTGAGATGATCATTGGTAAGTATTTTCACTAATGGTTGTTTCTCTCCTTTtcctttttgtattttttttttttatatttttttcaataatcTCCTTTTGAAATACATATGTATTTGTCTTTAGTTTATCTATAATTGTCCTCAATTTATGTGAGTTTTATTTCGTTATTTGGATatgaatataataataaaaaatacagattttctctctttaaaaatatattaaaattgaatGATTTTCAAATCAGTTCATAAAAAGAATATAGAGCCCAACAATGATAAATTACATCTGAATAGAGTATGTTTTATATTGATTGGCCAACTCAAATATTATGTTAACACAATCAAATCCTTTAAATTaagataatttatattatattttgtataagtgatttattttaaaatttttttataaaaaattgcaGTATTATTAAATTTTGTACTCCAATTTTGTTTTCTGTCTCAATTCAATAAAAGCTCTATatttattttctcaaaaaaattaaaaaattaaaaaatttaaaaaaataaatattcaatctttaaaatgactaatttaataaataaatatttaaatttcaaacgGTTTAAGATAAAAAGAACGCATAAAAAACGTatatattaaatgaaaatatatCTTTGTTgaaaaaaatctttaaaaattTACTTAAATAAAACAATCTAAAAAAGATAAAGTAAAACgatatttgaatttaaatttgaaaatatttgaatttaattttgaaatgTATATTTATCCAAATGAAcatgaaattttattaaaaaatatgagTTATCAATCAACGAGTTTTAATAGGGGATAAGAGATAGCCTTAGCCTCTAAACTTTtaaaatcattatatatatataagtaacaTTTGGGAAGAAAATtgttcattttattttaattgttgaTCCCTCAAAAAATTTTTCTCATTCCATCCCTAGCTCTGGCTCAGTAATATTATATTCGTATTTAATATGTTAAGTTTTGAGTTTGTATTTCAATCAAAGTTAATTTAATGTATATATATCAAAATCGAATTAAcagaattaatatattttaaaaattgaattgaatcgaaatgaatgaaaaatcgaatcaaatcattATATTTTTATTCGATTTAGTTTGATTCGAATCGATCTGCTTCTAAGTTTTgatgatattttaatttaaacttgatttttaagttatcgAATCTGATTTTGACCTTGATTTGAACATAATAACCACTAATCAATGAAAttgaacaatttatatatatatatatatatatatatatatatatatatatatatatatatatatatatatatatatatatatatatatatatatatatataattacttataatttataaattcctagtaaaaataaatcaatttggaaattaataaagtaatttgatttggttcagtttaactattttttttctcttcaaaaccgaattaaacaaaaataaccgaaattcttaaaatataaaaCCAAACTGAATCGAATAATCTtaaaaatcgaattaaattattgaattaaagcAATTCAATTTAGTTATCTAGTTCAAATCGAATAGTGCTAGGGGTGAGCATTTGGAttgaaccaaaccgaaccgaattaaattataaaaatcgaattttaaattttagaaacagaACCGAAATGGGTAAAAAACCGAATTGAACTGAACAGCTCTATTTTTGTTCGGTTCAGTTTAAAacgatcggttttgatttttgatttattttttaatttagacttgattttcaagttatttggtctaattttgactttggtttgaacctaataaccattaatcaataaaattaaacaattaatatatataaaattaaatataattcataaatttcctataaaaataaatcaatttaaaaatcaattcattttgatttgaatatataaattactattcggttcagttcggtttaatcgatttttttcttattaaaacTGAACTAAATagaaataatcgaaatttttataatgtaaaattaaatcgaaccaattaaattttaaaattgagcTGATTGAACCAAATTAActctatttgatttaatttttcgatTTGAATCGAATTCTACTCAGCCCTAAATAGTGCTCGCCCTTAATTGCAATGATAATGGATCCGAGAAAAAGAATGGAATAGAGATGGGAGCACAATACTTGTCACGTGAGGCACGCGAACATGAAGGTTTGTTCGATTCCATTTTTGAGATAATTTTTTTTGGGGTTGGAATTGGAATCAAATTCTTGGTTGGATTATTTATTGCTTTAcattttgtttaatttaatttaaaatttttttatataattattattgtaGAGAATGAAAcctaaatcaccatataaaataaatattctaATATTAAACTATTAATTGAAACAACCTTCATCCATCCTTTATTTACTTCAAAAATTAAGGGCCTATAATCATTTAAATGCAATTTAAATAATTCCAGAGAGAGATGTGAAAAATGTAaatacttaaatttttttttaatttctttatataGTAATTAAAGAGTGGAGACTCGAATTTAATATTAGTTGAGTGATATATTTTTAGTCACTGAATCAAGTCAAGTTAAATCTTTTTTACATAATTAATTGGTTAAATCTTTTTTACATGGTTAATTTATGTAGAAATTATTTcagtttttaaataaattaaatattgctTGTAATTATAAATATCAAACAATGACAACTGAAAATATCATcattaacttttaaaaattcttAGGTTGATTATTATCTATCACTTATTCAATGAGaaagtcattttttatttttaaaattttgataatcttattaaaatataaaaatataaaatttttataatcagTGAATGCAAGAGATCAAGGCCCTGTTTAGCAATAATTTTTAAGATatattttagtaatttaattatagataaaatattatttctcttatttatacTGTTCGGTGACATAGTATTTATATTAGTTTTTAGAGGTTGAGGGAGTGGTTTATGAAAAATTATCTCTCTTATCTTTTAGAGATTGAAAGAGCATTTTGAGCAGAGTCAATAAGTTTTTATTACTAATTTTACATTTAACAGTTAATTCAATAGCTATTTTTATTAAACATTTATATTTTAACagctatataaataattaatcattAATAACTACTATCTAACAACTAACAGCTAGTAAAATAGCTAACGACTACTAAAATAACTTACATATACTAAAACAGCTAATATTACCGAACATGGCCTAAATCAATGGGATGAAATATTCAAAAGTATATTAAACATTATACATCCTCCATTATTGTTATTAGGACGGAGTGGACATTATGGTCTGAGGCTGTTTGCACTGTTACTTTAAGAAAaccataatatatatattttttttaaagataatGTTAAAAGAAAAGCTAGATACACTCTCACATTTCAATATATAGAATTCTTATATTTATTGTATTTAcaaaaatttattgaattatttacaaaattatgaaatttttagaaatgaaattataagatataaaatatattacTAGTTGCCAATCAGAAAAGGTGAGAAAAGTTTAagtctttttatttaattatattaaaataaattatttttataatgagaaaataatatgATTATCTTTAGTTATATAGCTCATCTATTATTATCCAGTCTATTAATTGTTtattgaagagagagagagagtgatggGAAATTGCTGATTTATATGATTGAATGTGGAAATTTAGGTGGAAAGCACTAACAAACAATAGGAGGACATGCTTTTATTTGTCTAGGTACATGGATTGCCACTCTCTTTTCCAACCTACTCtatccttttcttttttcttgaaGCCTAGCAGTCATAAACTAGAAAGAAAGGTGGAATCCTCAAAATTTCTCCACAGAAGAGCATCAATTAATATGAGGTGCTTAACCTAATAAACAATAGGACAAAGCTTTAGAAAAGTTTTGTTTCATAATTTAATCTAATAAGCATCAAATAATATAAAGtggaaatttcaaattttctcacatctattaatttattaatatgtgAAAGGGATAACAGTCTTTAAGATGGGTTTTGTTTAGGTTGGTAAAATTTGTGCACATTTATACTTTTtattgtgctttttttttttt
This sequence is a window from Hevea brasiliensis isolate MT/VB/25A 57/8 chromosome 10, ASM3005281v1, whole genome shotgun sequence. Protein-coding genes within it:
- the LOC110634466 gene encoding mitochondrial uncoupling protein 5 is translated as MGLKGFAEGGIASIIAGCSTHPLDLIKVRMQLQGETHATNPAAVQTLRPALAFHTTTPGTTLHVPQQPLPAPAPRVGPIVVGVRIVQQEGVAALFSGVSATILRQTLYSTTRMGLYDILKQKWTDPHTKTMPLSSKIAAGLIAGGIGAAVGNPADVAMVRMQADGRLPPAQRRNYKSVVDAITRMAKQEGITSLWRGSSLTVNRAMLVTASQLASYDQFKEMILEKRLMSDGLGTHVTASFAAGFVAAVASNPVDVIKTRVMNMKVEAGEAAPYAGALDCAVKTVKAEGPMALYKGFIPTISRQGPFTIVLFVTLEQVRKLLKNF